From Aedes albopictus strain Foshan chromosome 1, AalbF5, whole genome shotgun sequence, one genomic window encodes:
- the LOC134288319 gene encoding uncharacterized protein LOC134288319, with product MSVEDFLQSTLWKIGPDWLSRSEEDWPIPKQFDSSETDSERRPMISAVARSERKYNLLFSRYSQFSRLTRIVAYCMRFAENARSQSRTRPVAFVGPLPSLSLTVDQLSQARTKLILLAQADCFQDEMKDLQQNRPLKRQSSVRLLNPFLDQKGVLRVGGRLRLAERSYESKHPALIPSFHPLAKLIATSFHTKLIHGGGRLTLAAMREEYWPVHGRRLVRSVIRNCVQCTRANPVPVRQQIGQLPAARVTPSRPFAVTGVDYAGPVYLKAIHKRASPTKAYICVFICFTTKAVHLELVSDLSTPAFLTALRRFVARRGRPAHIHSDNGKNFIGAKNELHLLYRMLADEKEVEKIQRFCAEDQITWHLNPPKVPHFGGLWEAAVKVAKSQLHRQLRNSHLSFEDMSTILAEIEAAMNSRPLVPMTEDPEDSTAITPAHFLIGTSMHAVPDPDVSGTNITRLAHHQRLQHLFQQFWHHWRTEYLQELQRDTTRCDPTNEVKPGRLVVVVDEFQHPTRWPLARIEAVFPGADGLVRVVKLRTSKGIFTRPTTRICLLPIEPASSEGAQRNSERDEGQPTDSNQDL from the coding sequence ATGAGCGttgaagatttcctccagagtaCGCTTTGGAAAATTGGACCAGATTGGCTGTCCCGTTCCGAAGAAGATTGGCCGATTCCTAAGCAGTTCGATTCATCCGAGACCGACAGTGAACGCCGACCAATGATTTCCGCTGTAGCTCGATCCGAACGAAAGTACAACCTGCTGTTCTCCCGGTACTCGCAGTTCTCTCGCTTGACCCGTATAGTAGCCTACTGCATGAGATTTGCTGAGAACGCCCGCTCGCAATCCAGAACACGTCCTGTCGCTTTTGTCGGTCCTCTGCCTAGCCTGTCGCTCACCGTTGATCAACTATCGCAGGCCAGAACCAAGCTGATTCTCCTCGCTCAGGCAGACTGCTTCCAAGATGAGATGAAAGACCTTCAGCAAAACCGCCCACTAAAAAGGCAATCTTCCGTTCGACTTCTGAATCCTTTCCTAGACCAAAAAGGTGTGTTGAGGGTAGGGGGGCGGCTTAGATTGGCAGAACGGTCATATGAATCCAAACACCCAGCTTTGATTCCCAGTTTCCATCCCCTTGCTAAGCTCATAGCAACTTCCTTCCATACAAAATTAATCCACGGTGGCGGCCGACTCACTTTGGCCGCAATGCGCGAAGAATATTGGCCAGTCCATGGAAGGCGACTGGTACGCAGCGTCATTCGCAACTGTGTTCAGTGTACCCGAGCGAATCCCGTCCCGGTCCGTCAGCAGATTGGCCAACTTCCGGCTGCCCGAGTCACCCCGAGCAGACCCTTCGCCGTGACAGGGGTGGACTACGCTGGACCCGTCTATTTGAAAGCCATTCATAAACGAGCGTCACCCACGAAGGCATATATCTGTGTCTTCATCTGCTTCACCACGAAGGCAGTTCATTTAGAGCTGGTGAGTGATCTGTCGACACCCGCCTTCCTCACCGCTCTTCGCCGTTTTGTTGCACGCCGAGGCCGTCCAGCCCACATACACTCGGATAACGGCAAAAACTTTATCGGAGCGAAGAATGAACTGCACCTGCTGTATCGCATGCTGGCTGACGAAAAGGAAGTCGAGAAGATACAGAGATTCTGCGCCGAAGACCAAATCACCTGGCATCTGAACCCGCCCAAAGTACCACACTTCGGCGGGCTCTGGGAGGCTGCAGTGAAGGTAGCCAAGTCGCAACTGCATCGGCAACTGAGGAACTCGCACCTCTCATTTGAAGATATGTCGACGATTCTGGCGGAAATAGAGGCGGCCATGAACTCCCGCCCGCTCGTACCGATGACGGAGGACCCAGAGGATAGTACTGCCATCACTCCGGCGCATTTCCTTATCGGAACGAGTATGCATGCTGTGCCCGATCCGGACGTTAGCGGAACCAACATAACACGTCTGGCCCACCATCAACGATTGCAGCACTTGTTCCAGCAGTTTTGGCACCATTGGAGAACGGagtacctccaagaactccaaCGCGACACCACCAGATGCGACCCCACCAATGAAGTAAAACCTGGTAGACTAGTTGTGGTCGTAGACGAATTCCAGCATCCAACTCGTTGGCCCCTTGCCCGTATCGAAGCTGTTTTCCCAGGGGCTGATGGATTGGTACGAGTAGTGAAGCTACGGACGTCGAAGGGCATCTTTACACGTCCAACAACGAGAATTTGTCTGCTGCCTATTGAACCAGCGAGCTCAGAAGGAGCTCAACGTAACAGCGAGCGAGATGAGGGTCAACCGACCGACAGCAACCAAGATTTGTGA
- the LOC115266910 gene encoding uncharacterized protein LOC115266910, protein MMDGGVSSAAANIRQRDQLTTRRTTLLAQLDRAERFIVQYEAGRDELEVPLRMENLDVLWASLEEVQVALEDLETTSEGKTANLETRALFEPKLFRIKANLKAKLPPPILPQANRPDPPSRVPSTLSSLKLPTISLPEFDGDYRQWLTFHDTFQALIHDNDELPVIQKFHYLRAALKGEAAQLIESIAISAANYPLAWDSLISRYSNEYLLKKRHLQDLMDVPRMKKETAVALHSTLDEFQRHVKILKQLGEPTDAWSTLLEHLLCSKLHDETIKAWEDHAATVDDQSYSCLVEFLEKRVRVLESISANHHGNQPAPASQPSGSHFRKPFIKMSSHSVTESSFPKCHACDNRHALVRCPRFMAMAVAEKLRLVNSKRLCVNCFRQDHFARDCSSNYTCRVCRKRHHSLLHLGFASGSNQPNQDSPSNVPSASTSSTLPSNSSQNNDQRRVQSASAIAQPSDVQSSNVARDTVPTVFMLTVVLKIVDAYGKEHYARALLDGGSQPNLMTDRMAQLLRLKRQKFNVQVQGIGEKPEYANESVSTEIRSRKGEFARNVTFLILRKLTSSLPSCSVPVYHWKLPKDLFLADPEFNRSSDVDLILGSQHFFDCFPTAARIQLSDSLPILVDSEFGWIVAGGAHLVPPSMDSVCCKTVTVSVDPLEKCMEKFWSVEELPMRSAFSVEEKACEDYYVSTVSRTQEGRYVVRYPKRENFSTMIGESKSTALRRFSMLEGRFSKNPGLQESYESFMAEYLSMGHMRQVQEGNNDVLAYYLPHHPVIKEASTTTKTRVVFDGSSKTSTGHSLNEALCVGPVVQDDLLTLVIRFRKFPVAVVADIAKMYRQVLIHPEDAPLQRIVWGSNPSQPPATFELQTVTYGLAPSSYLATRTLQQLAEDEGHAYPLGKPALTKSFYVDDFIGGANSISEAIQLRVELTDLLAKGGFPIRKWTSNKLEVLQGLDADSIGTQSSVRFDPDETVKTLGICWEPERDQFRFNYHVSQTILRATKRSILSAISQLFDPLGLVAPIVVRGKMLMQELWLIACSWDDEVPDIVKQKWETFYHQLSKLSEFRIQRYAFQANSVVQLHTFADASEAAYGACIYARSVDPEGRVTIQLLAAKTRVAPLKRLSLPRLELCAAVVAAQLHGRVNEALDMNIASSFFWSDSTVTLQWLKSPPNTWKTFVANRVSEIQTTTHGARWNHVAGSQNPVE, encoded by the coding sequence ATGATGGACGGCGGTGTCAGCTCAGCAGCAGCCAATATACGCCAGCGAGATCAGCTAACCACCCGAAGGACGACGTTGTTGGCGCAGCTAGACCGTGCGGAGCGGTTTATCGTCCAATATGAAGCCGGACGGGATGAGCTCGAGGTACCGCTACGGATGGAAAACCTGGACGTACTGTGGGCATCGCTCGAGGAAGTCCAAGTAGCCCTGGAGGACCTAGAAACGACCAGTGAGGGTAAGACCGCCAATCTTGAAACTCGTGCTTTGTTTGAGCCAAAGCTTTTCCGAATTAAAGCCAATCTTAAAGCCAAACTGCCTCCGCCAATTCTTCCACAAGCCAATCGCCCTGATCCCCCCTCTCGCGTACCATCCACCTTGTCTAGTTTGAAGTTGCCTACCATTTCGCTCCCGGAATTTGATGGTGATTACCGTCAGTGGTTAACGTTTCACGACACGTTCCAAGCCCTCATTCACGACAACGACGAGTTGCCCGTGATCCAAAAATTCCACTATTTGCGCGCTGCATTGAAAGGTGAAGCCGCTCAACTGATCGAGTCAATTGCGATCAGTGCGGCAAATTATCCTCTGGCATGGGACTCATTGATTAGCCGGTATTCCAACGAATATTTGTTAAAAAAGCGACACCTGCAGGACCTGATGGACGTACCGCGGATGAAGAAGGAGACTGCGGTCGCGCTACATTCCACCTTGGATGAGTTTCAGCGACACGTCAAGATCCTCAAGCAACTGGGCGAGCCAACGGATGCGTGGAGTACACTGTTGGAACATCTCCTGTGTTCAAAACTTCACGATGAAACCATCAAGGCGTGGGAGGACCATGCAGCGACTGTCGACGACCAGAGCTACTCCTGTTTGGTCGAGTTTTTGGAGAAACGAGTTCGTGTGCTGGAATCGATTTCGGCCAACCATCATGGTAATCAACCAGCACCTGCTTCTCAGCCGAGCGGATCCCATTTCCGCAAACCCTTCATCAAGATGTCGTCCCATTCTGTGACCGAAAGTTCGTTTCCTAAATGCCATGCCTGTGACAACCGTCATGCTCTAGTGAGATGTCCTCGATTCATGGCAATGGCTGTTGCCGAGAAGCTGCGTCTCGTGAATTCCAAGCGTCTTTGTGTGAACTGCTTCCGCCAAGATCACTTCGCCCGTGATTGCTCTTCGAACTACACATGCCGAGTGTGTAGAAAACGCCACCATTCTCTGCTACATTTGGGTTTCGCCAGCGGTTCCAATCAACCCAATCAAGATTCCCCTTCCAACGTACCCAGCGCTAGCACCAGTTCCACGCTACCTTCCAATAGCTCCCAGAACAACGACCAACGCCGAGTCCAGTCCGCTTCGGCAATCGCTCAACCATCCGATGTTCAGAGTAGTAACGTTGCTCGTGATACTGTTCCCACCGTGTTTATGCTGACTGTTGTCCTCAAGATCGTAGACGCGTATGGAAAGGAGCACTACGCTCGCGCTCTGCTCGACGGTGGTTCCCAACCAAATTTGATGACGGATCGAATGGCACAGCTGCTCCGGTTGAAACGGCAGAAGTTCAACGTACAGGTACAAGGAATAGGAGAGAAACCAGAATACGCTAATGAGTCTGTATCCACCGAAATTCGTTCGCGAAAGGGAGAGTTTGCACGGAACGTCACGTTTTTGATCCTACGCAAGCTGACTTCCAGTCTTCCCAGTTGTTCCGTGCCTGTGTACCATTGGAAACTTCCCAAAGACCTCTTCCTGGCCGATCCGGAGTTCAACCGTTCCAGTGATGTGGATTTGATCTTGGGATCGCAGCATTTCTTCGATTGCTTCCCTACTGCGGCAAGAATTCAGCTGTCGGACAGTCTTCCGATACTTGTTGACAGCGAATTTGGGTGGATCGTCGCAGGCGGTGCTCACCTTGTCCCACCGTCAATGGATTCCGTATGCTGCAAAACTGTTACGGTTTCCGTGGACCCCCtcgagaaatgtatggaaaaattttggaGCGTTGAGGAGCTGCCCATGAGGTCTGCCTTTTCCGTGGAGGAGAAGGCATGTGAGGACTACTACGTGTCAACAGTTTCGCGAACCCAAGAAGGACGATATGTGGTGCGCTACCCAAAGCGCGAAAACTTCAGCACCATGATCGGCGAATCCAAATCCACGGCTCTCCGGCGATTTTCCATGCTGGAGGGACGCTTTTCCAAAAATCCAGGATTGCAGGAAAGCTACGAAAGTTTCATGGCGGAGTACTTATCCATGGGACACATGCGCCAAGTCCAGGAAGGGAACAACGATGTGCTGGCTTATTACCTGCCTCACCATCCTGTTATAAAAGAAGCAAGCACAACCACAAAAACACGTGTCGTTTTCGATGGCTCCAGCAAAACTTCCACCGGCCATTCTTTAAACGAAGCACTGTGTGTGGGTCCGGTTGTACAGGACGATCTGCTGACTTTGGTGATCCGCTTCCGAAAATTTCCAGTGGCTGTTGTAGCGGACATCGCCAAAATGTACCGCCAGGTGCTAATCCACCCCGAAGATGCACCACTCCAAAGAATTGTCTGGGGATCCAACCCTTCGCAACCTCCAGCTACTTTTGAGCTGCAGACGGTCACCTATGGCCTCGCTCCGTCATCATACCTGGCCACCCGCACACTGCAGCAGCTTGCAGAAGACGAAGGTCATGCTTATCCTCTCGGCAAGCCGGCCCTCACAAAATCCTTCTATGTCGATGACTTCATAGGAGGAGCCAATTCCATTTCTGAAGCCATCCAATTGCGTGTGGAGCTGACAGATCTTCTTGCGAAAGGTGGATTTCCGATCCGTAAATGGACGTCCAACAAACTAGAGGTACTGCAAGGTCTGGATGCTGACTCCATTGGCACGCAGTCTAGCGTGCGATTCGACCCGGATGAAACCGTGAAGACATTGGGTATTTGCTGGGAACCTGAGCGAGACCAATTCCGGTTCAACTACCACGTGAGCCAAACCATCCTGAGAGCAACGAAGAGATCCATCCTATCCGCCATTTCTCAGCTATTTGACCCGTTAGGGTTGGTTGCGCCGAttgttgtacggggaaaaatgctGATGCAGGAGTTGTGGCTAATAGCCTGCTCCTGGGACGACGAAGTCCCTGACATCGTGAAGCAGAAATGGGAGACCTTCTACCATCAACTTTCGAAACTGTCAGAATTTCGAATTCAGCGCTACGCATTCCAAGCTAACTCCGTGGTACAACTCCACACGTTCGCGGATGCATCGGAAGCTGCTTACGGAGCTTGTATCTATGCACGCTCTGTAGACCCCGAAGGACGAGTTACAATCCAGCTTTTGGCCGCGAAAACTCGCGTGGCGCCCCTCAAAAGGTTGTCTCTACCCAGGCTCGAACTGTGTGCAGCAGTTGTCGCCGCTCAACTACATGGACGAGTCAACGAAGCGTTGGACATGAATATTGCTAGCTCATTCTTCTGGTCCGATTCCACAGTGACGCTCCAGTGGCTGAAATCCCCTCCAAACACGTGGAAGACCTTCGTAGCAAACAGAGTGTCCGAGATTCAGACAACCACCCACGGTGCTCGATGGAACCATGTGGCAGGATCGCAGAACCCCGTGGAATGA